One genomic window of Evansella cellulosilytica DSM 2522 includes the following:
- a CDS encoding adenine phosphoribosyltransferase — protein MDFKKFVTVVENFPKDGIRFKDITTLMENGEAYKKAIDEMVNYAKERNVDVIVGPEARGFVVGCPISYAMGVGFVPVRKAGKLPREVIGVDYGLEYGKDSLNIHKDSIKPGQKVLITDDLLATGGTIEATIKMVEKLGGEVVGIAFLIELSYLSGREKLVDYDVFSLMTY, from the coding sequence ATGGATTTCAAAAAATTTGTAACTGTTGTCGAAAACTTCCCAAAAGATGGGATTCGCTTTAAAGACATCACCACGCTGATGGAGAATGGTGAAGCGTATAAAAAAGCAATCGATGAAATGGTGAACTATGCGAAAGAAAGAAATGTAGATGTTATTGTCGGACCTGAGGCAAGAGGATTCGTTGTAGGGTGCCCAATTTCTTATGCTATGGGTGTAGGGTTCGTACCTGTACGCAAGGCGGGAAAACTTCCAAGAGAAGTTATCGGAGTCGATTATGGACTTGAGTATGGGAAAGACTCCTTGAATATTCATAAAGATTCGATTAAGCCTGGCCAAAAAGTATTAATCACAGATGATTTATTAGCTACAGGTGGGACGATTGAAGCAACAATCAAAATGGTAGAAAAATTAGGTGGAGAAGTTGTTGGAATAGCATTTTTAATTGAGCTTAGTTATTTAAGTGGAAGAGAAAAGTTAGTCGATTATGATGTCTTTTCTTTAATGACATATTAA
- the aspS gene encoding aspartate--tRNA ligase produces the protein MKKRTHLCGEVLESNIGEKVCLQGWVKKRRDLGQVIFVDLRDRSGHVQIVFNGENNKDALQIGEKVRNEYVIEVCGTVVAREEETINDKIATGKIEVIVDEIEILNASKGLPFMIEDDVEISEDVRLKYRYLDLRRPKMFETMQLRNRTTKLIRDFLDENTFMEIETPMLTKSTPEGARDYLVPSRVHPGEFYALPQSPQLFKQLLMVSGFERYYQVARCFRDEDLRADRQPEFTQIDIEASFLGKEELLAMMEQLMAKLLKELKGITVTTPFQRLTHSEAMNRFGSDKPDTRFGMELIDVSKAVEDSDFGVFANTVKKGGVVKGICVKGIADQYSRKDLDNLTSFVSVYGAKGLAWLKVEENNTLKGPIAKFFNETEAATLCDAFDATNGDVLLFVADKQKVAWDALGALRLKFAKEHSLIDESKFNFLWVTDFPLLSYDEDEKRYVAEHHPFTRPINEDVEKLVTAPEEVRAEAYDLVLNGYELGGGSQRIYERELQEQMFSALGFTEEEAKSQFGFLLEAFEYGTPPHGGIALGLDRLVMILAGRSNLRETIAFPKTASASCLLTNAPSSVSDAQLDELHLNVVEKKEESKLV, from the coding sequence GTGAAGAAAAGAACACATCTATGTGGAGAGGTATTAGAGAGCAACATAGGAGAAAAAGTTTGTTTGCAAGGTTGGGTTAAAAAGCGCCGTGACTTAGGACAAGTGATTTTCGTTGATCTTCGTGATCGTTCTGGCCACGTTCAAATTGTTTTTAACGGTGAAAATAATAAAGATGCTTTACAGATTGGTGAGAAGGTTCGTAATGAGTATGTGATTGAAGTTTGTGGTACAGTCGTTGCTCGTGAAGAAGAAACGATTAATGACAAAATTGCTACTGGAAAAATCGAAGTTATCGTTGATGAAATTGAAATATTAAATGCGTCAAAAGGTCTTCCGTTTATGATTGAAGATGACGTCGAGATTTCTGAAGATGTTCGTCTAAAATATCGTTATTTAGACTTAAGAAGGCCCAAAATGTTTGAAACGATGCAACTTCGAAATAGAACAACAAAGTTAATTCGTGATTTTCTTGATGAAAATACTTTTATGGAAATTGAAACACCAATGTTAACAAAAAGTACACCTGAGGGAGCAAGAGATTATCTCGTTCCTTCAAGAGTACATCCTGGTGAATTTTATGCGCTACCGCAATCACCACAGCTGTTTAAGCAGCTTCTTATGGTATCTGGGTTTGAGAGGTATTATCAAGTAGCACGATGTTTCAGAGATGAGGATTTAAGAGCGGACAGGCAGCCTGAGTTTACACAAATTGATATTGAAGCATCGTTTTTAGGAAAGGAAGAGCTTTTGGCTATGATGGAGCAATTGATGGCCAAGCTATTAAAGGAACTAAAGGGTATTACTGTAACTACCCCATTCCAAAGACTAACACATTCAGAAGCAATGAATCGCTTTGGTTCAGATAAACCAGATACTCGTTTTGGTATGGAATTAATTGACGTATCCAAAGCGGTCGAGGATAGCGACTTCGGAGTTTTTGCTAATACAGTAAAAAAAGGTGGCGTCGTAAAAGGAATTTGTGTGAAGGGGATTGCAGACCAATATTCACGTAAGGACTTAGATAATCTAACTTCATTTGTTTCCGTATACGGAGCGAAAGGGCTCGCATGGTTAAAAGTAGAGGAAAACAACACATTAAAAGGACCAATAGCTAAGTTTTTCAATGAAACGGAAGCAGCGACACTTTGTGATGCCTTCGATGCTACTAATGGAGACGTTCTGTTGTTCGTGGCCGATAAGCAAAAAGTAGCATGGGATGCGTTAGGAGCGTTACGTTTAAAGTTTGCTAAGGAGCATAGCCTCATTGATGAAAGTAAATTTAACTTTTTGTGGGTCACTGATTTTCCACTTCTGTCTTATGATGAAGATGAGAAACGGTATGTTGCAGAGCACCATCCGTTCACAAGACCAATTAACGAGGACGTAGAAAAGCTCGTAACTGCCCCAGAAGAGGTTCGGGCAGAAGCCTATGACCTTGTTCTTAATGGATATGAGCTAGGAGGAGGCTCTCAGCGTATTTATGAACGTGAATTACAAGAGCAAATGTTTTCTGCACTAGGATTTACAGAAGAAGAAGCGAAAAGTCAATTTGGATTTTTGTTAGAGGCGTTTGAATATGGTACACCTCCACACGGTGGTATTGCGCTTGGATTAGATAGATTAGTTATGATTTTAGCCGGAAGAAGCAACTTAAGAGAAACAATCGCCTTCCCTAAAACTGCAAGTGCTAGCTGCTTACTTACAAACGCTCCAAGCAGTGTAAGTGATGCTCAATTAGATGAACTTCATTTAAATGTCGTAGAGAAAAAAGAAGAGTCAAAACTAGTATAG
- the recJ gene encoding single-stranded-DNA-specific exonuclease RecJ, translating into MLQPKARWKITEANENQVMELANQLNISMIAARFLVQRGYDDVHKAQSFLHMDASMIHDPFLLKDMEKAVKRIHTAIKENENILVFGDYDADGVTSTSLMYLTLKQLGANVGFYVPNRFTEGYGPNEQAFRHAKEENVSLIITVDTGIAANHEAEVAKELGVDLIITDHHEPPPTIPDAYAVINPKQDDCFYPNKNLAGVGVAFKVAHALLNRVPTEYIDLVAIGSIADLVPLIDENRFLAAEGIHSLTREQRPGLKALMEHCNINPLELNEEHIGFMIGPRLNAAGRLDSADPAIQLLLSEDDIEAYELAIMIDDLNKERQTIVNEMAKEAEEQVLAKDTVPSVLIVGQAGWNAGVIGIVASRLVEKFYRPTIVLSLDESTGLAKGSARSIEGFDLFQALSQCREWLPHFGGHPMAAGLTMKIENINLLQEKMCNIAETTVAEENWIKSLAVDLPVKVSEVTTEAITHLQEMAPFGVGNPAPKALIENVELAMTKKIGAKEDHLKLSLKDEESVLDGIAFRMGNIADELSPIAKLSVVGQLSINEWNGHVKPQMIIEDIKVDEWQLFDLRSEKEPWTKINQQHSESIVVAAFRSESASLLSKIPAEWKTISFFEGEVDYSVFENKFVLLLDLPESFEQLESIFSVHDKPKRVYASFIHEKDHYFEMLPTREHFVWFYAFLKKRTTFDIEKHGADLAKHKGWSLNGLKFICSVFFDLGFVKISNGFISIVDSPGKKELEESPTYKKRIEQSEIENVLLYSSFNELKSWIQNVMEKEVVTMS; encoded by the coding sequence ATGTTACAACCGAAGGCTAGATGGAAAATAACCGAAGCGAATGAAAATCAAGTGATGGAATTAGCGAATCAATTAAATATATCGATGATTGCCGCAAGGTTTTTAGTTCAAAGGGGATATGATGATGTTCATAAAGCACAATCGTTCCTACATATGGACGCATCAATGATACATGACCCCTTTTTATTAAAGGATATGGAAAAAGCAGTTAAGAGAATTCACACTGCAATTAAGGAAAATGAAAATATACTTGTTTTTGGTGATTACGATGCCGATGGGGTAACAAGTACTTCACTTATGTATTTGACGTTAAAACAATTAGGAGCAAACGTTGGTTTTTACGTGCCAAATCGCTTTACCGAAGGATATGGTCCGAATGAGCAAGCGTTTAGACATGCAAAAGAAGAGAATGTATCGTTAATTATTACTGTTGATACGGGAATAGCAGCGAACCATGAAGCCGAAGTCGCTAAAGAACTCGGTGTAGATTTAATTATAACGGACCACCATGAACCACCACCAACGATTCCAGATGCATATGCAGTTATTAATCCAAAACAGGACGATTGTTTTTATCCAAACAAGAATTTAGCTGGTGTTGGTGTGGCATTTAAGGTGGCACACGCATTATTAAATAGAGTACCTACTGAATATATTGACTTAGTTGCGATCGGCTCTATAGCGGATCTTGTTCCTTTAATAGATGAAAATAGATTTCTTGCAGCTGAAGGGATTCACTCTTTAACTAGAGAGCAACGTCCTGGCCTAAAGGCACTTATGGAGCATTGTAATATAAATCCTTTAGAACTTAATGAAGAACATATTGGATTTATGATTGGCCCGCGTTTAAATGCAGCTGGGCGTTTAGACTCTGCAGATCCAGCGATACAACTATTATTAAGTGAAGATGATATAGAGGCATATGAATTAGCCATTATGATTGATGATTTAAATAAGGAACGCCAAACAATTGTAAATGAGATGGCGAAGGAAGCGGAAGAACAAGTTTTAGCGAAGGACACGGTTCCCTCCGTTTTAATTGTTGGACAAGCAGGCTGGAACGCAGGTGTAATTGGTATTGTCGCTAGTAGATTAGTAGAAAAATTCTATCGTCCTACAATCGTATTAAGTCTCGATGAAAGCACAGGATTAGCGAAAGGATCTGCTCGTAGTATAGAAGGATTTGACCTGTTCCAAGCTTTATCGCAGTGTCGCGAATGGTTACCTCATTTTGGGGGGCATCCAATGGCTGCTGGTTTAACAATGAAAATAGAAAATATTAACCTTCTTCAAGAAAAAATGTGCAACATTGCTGAAACAACAGTTGCTGAAGAAAACTGGATAAAGTCATTAGCTGTTGATTTGCCTGTAAAGGTGAGTGAGGTTACTACAGAAGCTATTACTCATTTACAGGAAATGGCTCCCTTTGGAGTCGGGAATCCTGCTCCTAAAGCTTTAATAGAAAATGTAGAGCTTGCAATGACAAAAAAAATTGGAGCAAAAGAGGATCATTTGAAGCTATCTTTAAAAGATGAAGAATCAGTGCTAGATGGAATTGCGTTTCGGATGGGGAATATTGCCGATGAACTTTCTCCAATAGCAAAGCTATCGGTCGTTGGACAGCTATCAATCAATGAATGGAATGGACACGTTAAACCGCAAATGATTATAGAAGATATAAAGGTAGATGAGTGGCAATTATTTGATTTGAGGAGTGAGAAAGAGCCTTGGACGAAGATTAACCAACAGCATAGTGAAAGCATAGTGGTCGCAGCATTCAGAAGTGAATCAGCCTCACTATTATCTAAGATTCCGGCTGAGTGGAAGACGATTAGTTTCTTTGAAGGTGAAGTTGACTATTCCGTATTTGAAAATAAGTTTGTCCTTTTACTAGATTTACCTGAGTCTTTCGAGCAATTAGAGTCTATTTTTTCAGTGCACGATAAGCCAAAACGCGTATATGCAAGCTTTATACATGAAAAGGATCACTATTTTGAAATGCTACCTACGAGGGAACATTTCGTATGGTTTTATGCATTCTTAAAGAAGCGCACAACTTTTGATATTGAGAAGCACGGTGCTGACCTTGCAAAACATAAAGGTTGGTCCTTAAACGGCTTAAAATTTATTTGTAGCGTGTTTTTTGATTTAGGATTTGTTAAAATAAGCAATGGGTTTATATCAATTGTAGATTCACCAGGAAAAAAGGAATTGGAAGAATCACCAACGTATAAAAAGAGAATAGAACAATCTGAAATTGAAAACGTATTGTTATATTCCTCTTTCAACGAATTAAAGTCTTGGATTCAAAATGTAATGGAAAAAGAAGTAGTTACTATGAGCTAA
- the dtd gene encoding D-aminoacyl-tRNA deacylase, which translates to MRVVVQRSLHAKVTVNDEIVGQIDHGLVLLVGITHDDTEHDVHFVAEKLINLRIFEDENEKLNLSVKDVGGQILSISQFTLYGDCRKGRRPNFMAAAKPDHAEKLYHLFNNKLREQGMTVETGQFGAMMDVSFTNHGPVTLIVESK; encoded by the coding sequence ATGCGAGTAGTAGTACAGCGATCATTACATGCGAAGGTTACCGTTAATGATGAAATAGTAGGTCAAATAGACCACGGTTTAGTACTTCTAGTTGGTATCACTCATGATGACACAGAGCACGATGTTCATTTTGTTGCTGAGAAATTGATTAACTTACGAATATTCGAAGATGAAAACGAAAAGCTTAATCTTTCTGTTAAAGATGTAGGTGGGCAAATACTTTCTATTTCACAGTTTACATTGTACGGAGATTGTAGAAAGGGTCGGCGTCCTAATTTTATGGCTGCAGCAAAGCCGGACCACGCAGAAAAACTTTATCATTTGTTTAATAACAAGTTAAGAGAGCAAGGTATGACAGTTGAAACTGGACAATTTGGAGCAATGATGGATGTGTCATTTACGAATCATGGTCCAGTTACTTTAATTGTAGAAAGTAAATAA
- the hisS gene encoding histidine--tRNA ligase: MNFKIPRGTQDILPEQSAKWQYIEQRAHELCRTYNYKEIRTPMFEQTEVFARGVGDTTDIVQKEMYTFDDRGGRSLTLRPEGTASVVRSYVENKMHGLPDQPVKLYYIGPMFRYERPQSGRMRQFVQFGVEALGSDDPAIDAEVIALAMDLYKGLGLTDLKLVINSLGDKDSRTAHRNALIDHFKPRIEEFCSDCQARLEKNPLRILDCKKDHGHELMDTAPSILDYLNESSKAYFEQVQRYLTAIGIEFVVDATLVRGLDYYNNTAFEIMIDGKGFGAITTLSGGGRYNGLVEEFGGSDVPGIGFALSIERLLMALEAQGIELPIQEGIDAYLVVMGEEPKNVAPKLLHDLRKQGLTVDTDYLNKKMKAQFKAADRLNASFAIILGEQELENDSVMVKALSTGEQEEVKVQELVSYLKSKKK, encoded by the coding sequence ATGAACTTTAAAATCCCTAGAGGAACACAGGATATCTTACCTGAGCAATCTGCAAAATGGCAATATATTGAGCAACGAGCACATGAACTTTGTAGAACGTATAATTATAAGGAAATTCGTACACCGATGTTTGAGCAAACAGAAGTGTTTGCACGCGGTGTTGGGGATACAACTGACATTGTGCAAAAAGAGATGTACACATTTGATGACCGTGGAGGAAGAAGCTTAACATTACGACCAGAAGGGACAGCATCTGTCGTACGTTCCTATGTAGAAAACAAAATGCATGGATTACCTGATCAACCTGTGAAATTGTATTACATTGGACCGATGTTTCGTTATGAAAGACCACAGTCAGGGAGGATGCGCCAGTTCGTTCAATTTGGTGTTGAAGCTTTAGGAAGTGATGATCCCGCCATTGATGCAGAAGTAATCGCACTAGCAATGGATCTTTATAAAGGTTTAGGGTTAACAGATTTAAAGTTAGTTATTAATAGCCTAGGGGACAAAGATAGTCGAACAGCACACCGAAATGCGCTTATCGATCATTTTAAGCCACGTATCGAAGAATTTTGTTCTGATTGTCAAGCGAGGTTAGAAAAGAACCCACTTAGGATACTAGACTGTAAAAAAGACCATGGTCATGAGTTAATGGATACAGCTCCTTCCATTCTTGATTACTTAAACGAAAGTTCAAAAGCGTATTTTGAACAAGTACAACGCTATTTAACTGCTATTGGAATAGAATTTGTTGTAGATGCTACATTAGTACGAGGTTTAGATTATTATAATAATACTGCTTTTGAGATTATGATAGACGGCAAAGGATTTGGAGCTATTACTACATTAAGTGGTGGTGGAAGATACAATGGCTTAGTAGAAGAGTTTGGTGGTTCAGACGTCCCAGGAATTGGGTTCGCCTTAAGTATTGAGAGATTACTTATGGCATTAGAGGCGCAAGGAATAGAGCTTCCTATTCAAGAAGGTATTGACGCCTATTTAGTTGTCATGGGTGAAGAACCAAAAAATGTTGCTCCAAAACTATTACACGATTTAAGGAAACAAGGTTTAACTGTCGATACTGATTATTTAAATAAAAAAATGAAAGCACAATTTAAAGCGGCAGATCGCCTCAATGCTTCTTTTGCTATTATTTTAGGAGAACAAGAATTAGAAAACGATTCTGTTATGGTAAAAGCATTAAGTACTGGTGAGCAAGAGGAAGTAAAAGTTCAAGAATTAGTTAGCTATTTAAAATCCAAAAAGAAATAG
- a CDS encoding RsfA family transcriptional regulator: MKVRQDAWSEEDDLLLAETVLRHIREGGTQLKAFDEVGDALNRTSAACGFRWNAVVRDKYEDAIKLAKRHRKERKRQMAQEAKPLSYSKPLQSVYQPTPSTPSRQPIADYMNEEKEITMQDVIQFLQQMNGKGHQESLLKQENEALKLEKQELAQKVEFLEDELKKIREEHKTIEEDYQSIIQIMNRARRMALLDEETDDRNAPAFRMDKNGNLEKIAK; encoded by the coding sequence ATGAAAGTAAGACAAGATGCATGGTCAGAAGAAGATGATCTACTATTGGCGGAAACAGTGCTGAGACATATTCGTGAAGGTGGGACACAGTTAAAAGCTTTTGATGAAGTAGGTGACGCATTAAATAGAACGTCTGCGGCGTGTGGATTCCGCTGGAATGCTGTCGTAAGAGATAAATATGAAGATGCAATCAAACTAGCAAAAAGACATAGAAAAGAGAGAAAGCGTCAAATGGCACAAGAAGCAAAGCCATTATCTTACTCTAAACCTCTTCAATCAGTCTATCAGCCTACTCCATCAACACCTTCAAGGCAACCTATAGCTGATTATATGAATGAAGAAAAAGAGATTACAATGCAAGATGTTATTCAATTTCTACAGCAAATGAATGGCAAAGGACATCAAGAGTCTTTACTGAAGCAAGAAAATGAAGCACTAAAACTAGAAAAGCAAGAGTTAGCGCAAAAAGTTGAGTTTTTAGAAGATGAATTGAAGAAGATAAGAGAAGAGCATAAAACGATTGAAGAAGACTATCAATCCATCATTCAAATTATGAACAGAGCTAGAAGAATGGCACTGCTAGATGAAGAGACAGACGATCGAAATGCACCCGCTTTCCGTATGGATAAAAATGGGAATTTAGAAAAAATTGCAAAGTAA
- a CDS encoding RelA/SpoT family protein, with the protein MTIDQLFDKASEYLLENDVAFIKEAYEVAEVAHKEQFRKSGEPYIWHPVQVAGILVDLGMDPKTIAAAFLHDVVEDTDVKLEDLANRFGNEVAMLVDGVTKLGKIKYKSKEEQQAENHRKMFVAMAKDIRVILIKLADRLHNMRTLKHLPPEKQRRIANETLEIFAPLAHRLGISKIKWELEDTSLRYLNPQQYYRIVNLMKKKRAEREDYIDEVQNKIRERLEGVGVQAGIHGRAKHIYSIYRKMALQNKQFNEIYDLLAVRIIVNSIKDCYAVLGIIHTQWKPMPGRFKDYIAMPKANMYQSLHTTVIGPKGDPLEVQIRSEDMHKVAEFGVAAHWAYKEGKTMKQNETLETKMSWFREILEWQNDTNDAQEFMESLKIDLFSDMVFVFTPKGDVIELPKGSVPLDFAFRIHTEVGNRCIGAKVNGKMVPLDHPLQTGDIVEVLTSKHSYGPSQDWLKITQSSHAKNKIRQWFKKERREENVEKGRELVEKEIERKGYSLKEVMTEENIERVANKFNFTAEEDMYAAVGYGGITAAQIVTRLTDNIRKQQDEEAEKLTINAAVEELKPYDTTRKTSVGVRVKGIDNLLIRLSRCCNPVPGDDIVGYITKGRGVSIHRTDCPNITTDEAKTRLLEVEWEGDQQQTKNYNVDIEISGYDRRGLLNEVLQAVAETKTNINAVSGRSDKNKMATIHMTISIQNVSHLQRVVERIKRISDIYSVRRIMH; encoded by the coding sequence ATGACAATTGATCAACTATTTGATAAAGCAAGTGAATACTTATTAGAAAATGATGTTGCTTTCATTAAGGAAGCTTATGAAGTAGCGGAGGTTGCCCATAAGGAACAATTCCGTAAATCAGGTGAGCCTTATATATGGCATCCAGTACAAGTTGCAGGTATTTTAGTTGATTTAGGAATGGACCCTAAAACGATCGCTGCAGCGTTTCTTCATGATGTTGTAGAAGATACGGATGTCAAATTAGAGGATCTAGCTAATAGATTTGGAAATGAAGTTGCCATGCTTGTTGATGGGGTAACAAAGCTTGGGAAAATAAAATATAAATCTAAAGAGGAGCAGCAGGCAGAAAATCATAGAAAAATGTTTGTTGCAATGGCCAAGGATATTCGTGTCATACTCATAAAATTAGCAGATAGACTTCATAATATGCGCACACTAAAGCATTTACCTCCTGAAAAACAACGGAGAATAGCAAATGAAACGCTAGAAATATTTGCGCCACTAGCTCACAGACTAGGGATATCCAAAATTAAATGGGAGCTAGAGGATACATCTTTACGTTATTTAAATCCACAACAATATTATCGCATTGTTAATTTAATGAAAAAAAAGCGTGCAGAGCGTGAAGATTATATTGACGAAGTACAAAATAAAATTCGTGAAAGATTAGAAGGTGTTGGAGTACAAGCTGGAATACACGGTAGAGCAAAGCACATTTATAGTATTTACCGAAAAATGGCACTACAAAACAAACAATTTAACGAAATATATGATCTTCTAGCCGTTAGAATTATCGTGAATAGTATAAAGGATTGCTATGCTGTGCTTGGGATTATTCATACCCAGTGGAAACCAATGCCTGGTCGATTTAAAGATTATATTGCAATGCCTAAAGCTAATATGTATCAATCGTTGCACACAACTGTTATAGGACCGAAGGGAGATCCTCTAGAAGTTCAAATTCGCTCGGAGGATATGCATAAAGTAGCTGAATTCGGGGTGGCAGCTCATTGGGCATATAAAGAAGGCAAAACAATGAAGCAAAACGAAACATTAGAAACGAAAATGAGTTGGTTTAGGGAAATTCTAGAATGGCAAAATGATACTAACGATGCACAAGAATTTATGGAGTCGCTAAAAATAGACCTTTTCTCTGACATGGTATTTGTGTTTACACCGAAAGGCGATGTTATTGAATTACCTAAAGGATCTGTTCCGTTAGACTTTGCTTTTAGAATCCATACAGAGGTCGGCAATCGTTGTATTGGCGCGAAGGTCAATGGGAAAATGGTTCCATTAGACCATCCACTTCAAACGGGAGATATCGTTGAAGTACTTACTTCTAAGCACTCCTATGGTCCAAGTCAGGATTGGCTTAAAATTACACAAAGCTCCCATGCAAAAAATAAAATTCGTCAATGGTTTAAAAAAGAGCGACGCGAAGAAAACGTGGAAAAAGGCCGCGAGCTCGTGGAGAAGGAAATTGAACGTAAAGGTTATTCCTTAAAAGAGGTTATGACCGAAGAGAATATTGAAAGAGTTGCCAACAAGTTCAACTTTACCGCAGAAGAGGATATGTATGCAGCAGTTGGATACGGTGGTATTACTGCGGCTCAAATTGTGACAAGGCTAACGGATAATATTAGAAAACAACAAGATGAGGAAGCTGAGAAGCTCACGATTAATGCGGCAGTTGAAGAATTGAAACCTTATGATACGACTAGAAAAACTAGTGTTGGAGTTAGAGTGAAAGGGATAGATAATCTGCTCATTCGATTATCGCGTTGTTGTAATCCAGTACCAGGCGATGATATTGTCGGTTATATTACAAAAGGTCGTGGTGTTTCTATTCACCGAACGGATTGTCCTAATATTACGACAGATGAGGCGAAAACTAGGCTACTGGAAGTTGAATGGGAAGGTGACCAGCAACAAACGAAAAATTATAATGTGGATATAGAGATTTCTGGATATGATCGTAGAGGCTTACTTAATGAGGTGTTGCAAGCCGTCGCTGAGACGAAAACAAATATTAATGCTGTTTCTGGTCGTTCAGATAAAAATAAAATGGCAACGATTCATATGACGATTTCTATCCAAAATGTCTCTCATTTGCAAAGAGTTGTTGAAAGAATAAAAAGAATATCCGATATATATTCTGTTCGTCGGATAATGCATTAA
- a CDS encoding AAA family ATPase, which yields MDLFDHSTKKEVKGPLASRMRPRTIHEVIGQKEIVGEGTLLRRAIEADQLTPMIFHGPPGTGKTTLAKVIANSTSAHFEQLNAVIAGIKDVREVVSRAKERLKYDQEKTVLFIDEIHRFNKGQQDALLPFVEDGTVILIGATTENPMFEVNPALLSRSRLFRLQSLTNDDIKQVIHAAINDKDRGFGEYDITIASEALDHLVNVANGDARTALNALELAILTTDPNDSGTICIDLETAEASIQKRVLQYDKSGDQHYDTISAFIKSIRGSDPDATLYWLAKMIYAGEDPRFIARRLYVHAAEDIGLADPNALLVAQAAAYAVDFIGMPEARIPLAEAALYLATAPKSNAVITGIDSALSLVENEKTGDVPIHLRDAHYKGASRLGHGEGYKYPHNYEMHYVPQQYLPDHLKNKHFYHPAENGYEKTIQKRLDYFIERKKRGN from the coding sequence ATGGATCTATTTGATCATTCTACAAAGAAAGAAGTGAAAGGCCCATTAGCTTCAAGAATGCGCCCTCGTACTATACATGAAGTAATTGGACAAAAAGAAATAGTTGGAGAAGGAACTTTACTAAGGAGAGCAATAGAAGCAGATCAGCTCACACCGATGATTTTTCACGGACCTCCTGGTACTGGCAAAACAACTCTGGCAAAAGTCATAGCTAACAGTACTTCAGCACATTTTGAGCAATTAAATGCAGTCATTGCTGGGATAAAAGATGTAAGAGAAGTAGTATCCCGTGCTAAAGAACGTTTAAAATACGACCAAGAAAAAACAGTTTTATTTATAGACGAGATCCACCGTTTTAATAAAGGTCAGCAAGACGCATTGTTACCTTTTGTGGAAGATGGAACAGTTATTTTAATAGGGGCTACGACTGAAAATCCGATGTTTGAAGTTAACCCGGCATTATTATCACGCTCACGCCTCTTTCGGTTACAATCTCTCACCAATGATGATATTAAACAGGTAATACATGCAGCAATTAACGACAAGGATAGAGGCTTTGGTGAATATGATATCACTATTGCTAGTGAAGCTTTAGATCATCTTGTTAACGTTGCAAATGGAGACGCTCGAACAGCGTTAAATGCATTAGAATTAGCTATTTTAACTACTGACCCGAATGATAGTGGAACGATTTGTATTGATCTAGAAACCGCTGAGGCATCGATACAAAAAAGAGTATTACAATATGACAAATCAGGTGATCAACATTACGACACTATTTCTGCATTTATAAAAAGTATACGTGGTTCTGATCCTGATGCAACTTTATATTGGTTAGCAAAAATGATCTATGCTGGTGAAGATCCAAGATTCATTGCTAGGAGATTATATGTACACGCTGCTGAAGACATTGGTTTAGCCGATCCTAATGCATTACTTGTTGCTCAAGCAGCAGCATACGCAGTAGATTTTATCGGTATGCCTGAGGCACGTATCCCTTTAGCTGAAGCCGCATTATACTTAGCAACAGCGCCGAAAAGTAATGCTGTTATTACCGGAATTGACTCTGCACTATCACTAGTAGAAAATGAAAAAACAGGTGACGTTCCTATACATTTAAGAGATGCGCATTATAAAGGTGCTTCGAGGCTTGGTCATGGTGAAGGATACAAGTACCCTCACAATTATGAGATGCACTACGTTCCACAGCAATATTTACCTGACCATTTGAAAAACAAGCATTTTTATCACCCTGCCGAAAACGGATATGAAAAAACGATTCAAAAAAGATTAGATTACTTCATAGAAAGAAAGAAACGTGGCAACTAA